Proteins encoded within one genomic window of Gadus chalcogrammus isolate NIFS_2021 chromosome 6, NIFS_Gcha_1.0, whole genome shotgun sequence:
- the myo1eb gene encoding myosin IEb, whose protein sequence is MGSKEKYHWQTQNVKVSGVDDMVLLSKINEDAITDNLKKRYMDDYIFTYIGSVLISVNPFKQLPYFTDREVELYQGAAQYENPPHIYALADNMYRNMMIDTENQCVIISGESGAGKTVAAKYIMSYVSKVSGGGAKVQHVKDIILQSNPLLEAFGNAKTVRNNNSSRFGKYFEIQFSRGGEPDGGKISNFLLEKSRVVSQNQGERSFHIYYQLLDGASKEQRENLGVTTADYYFYLNQSATFTVEDVSDKKDFAETMEAMAVIGLTDLEQEAVLQLVAAVLHLGNISFREENNYAMVESEDFLAFPSYLLGISQEGLCSKLTSRNMDSKWGGKTESIAVTLNTEQASFSRDALSKALYSRLFDFLVDAINKAIQKDHDEFNMGVLDIYGFEIFQINGFEQFCINFVNEKLQQIFIELTLKAEQEEYVQEGIRWTPIDYFNNKVVCDLIESKLNPPGIMSILDDVCATMHAKGEGADMTLLQKLQGGIGSNQHFSSWNKGFIVHHYAGKVSYDVNGFCERNRDVLFNDIIELMQSSEFAFIKNLFPENLEAEKRGRPSTVSTKIKKQANNLVQTLMKCTPHYIRCIKPNETKRARDWEESRVRHQVEYLGLRENIRVRRAGYAYRRAFAKFLQRYAILTKESWPEWRGEQRQGVLHLLSSVHMDQDQYQLGQTKVFVKAPESLFLLEEMRERKFNGYARVIQKAWRKHIAVRKNVKMREEASDVLLNKKERRRNSLNRNFVGDYIGLDNHPEVRQFVGRRERIDFADAVVKYDRRFRTVKRDLILTPKFLYLVGKEKVKQGPEKGQIQEVLKRKIELEKIQSLSLSTMQDDFFIVHEEQYDSVLESNFKTEFISLLVKRYEENGQRKLPLKFNNMLEFKVKKGGWGPFGGAGSRQVHFQVGGGDEMVLKPSGKVLSVSIGPGLPKSSRPTRRDNRKSRYIGNQPPAARQHPADSRSAPQSGRGGGRGQRAGSLMRQQSSMEQPTLPRLQGGQRSAQRAPRQQDPRQQDMGFMGVPDQGVAGLERRRSKEVKPLPGSGRPKPAPKPRPRTPHCKALYAYDAQDTDELSFNADDVIEILTEDVSGWWFGRLRGKEGMFPGNYVEKI, encoded by the exons ACCTACATCGGCTCGGTCCTGATCTCAGTGAACCCCTTCAAACAGCTGCCCTACTTCACCGACCGCGAGGTGGAGCTGTACCAGGGGGCG gcccAGTACGAAAACCCCCCCCACATCTACGCCCTGGCAGACAACATGTACCGCAACATGATGATCGATACCGAGAACCAGTGTGTCATCATCAG CGGGGAGAGTGGAGCGGGGAAGACGGTCGCTGCCAAGTACATCATGAGCTACGTCTCCAAGGTGTCCGGGGGCGGAGCCAAGGTCCAG CACGTCAAAGACATCATCCTGCAGTCCAACCCTCTGCTGGAGGCCTTCGGGAACGCCAAGACCGTCCGGAACAACAACTCCAGTCGCTTT GGGAAGTACTTTGAGATCCAGTTCAGTCGCGGAGGGGAACCGGACGGAGGGAAGATCTCCAACTTCCTGTTGGAGAAGTCGAGGGTGGTGTCGCAGAACCAGGGAGAACGCAGCTTCCACATCTACTACCAG cTGCTGGACGGGGCCAGcaaggagcagagggagaacCTGGGTGTCACCACCGCCGACTACTACTTCTACCTCAACCAATCGGCCACCTTCACCGTGGAGGACGTCAGCGACAAGAAGGACTTTGCCGAGACCatg GAGGCCATGGCTGTGATTGGCCTGACGGACCTGGAGCAGGAGGCGGTCCTCCAGCTGGTGGCGGccgtcctccacctggggaacaTCTCCTTCAGGGAGGAGAACAACTACGCCATGGTGGAGAGCGAGGACt tccTGGCCTTCCCCTCCTACCTGCTGGGGATCTCCCAGGAGGGGCTGTGCAGTAAGCTGACCAGCAGGAACATGGACAGTAAGTGGGGGGGGAAGACGGAGTCCATCGCGGTGACCCTGAACACAGAGCAGGCCTCCTTCAGCCGGGACGCCCTCTCCAAGGCCCTGTACTCCCGCCTCTTCGACTTCCTGGTGgac GCCATTAATAAAGCCATCCAGAAAGACCATGATGAGTTCAACATGGGCGTGTTGGACATATACGGCTTCGAGATCTTCCAG ATCAACGGCTTTGAGCAGTTCTGCATCAACTTTGTGAACGAGAAGCTGCAGCAGATCTTCATCGAGCTCACGCTCAAAGCAGAACAG GAAGAGTACGTCCAGGAGGGGATCCGCTGGACTCCCATCGACTACTTCAACAACAAGGTGGTGTGTGACCTCATCGAGTCCAAGCTG AATCCTCCTGGCATCATGAGTATCCTTGACGACGTGTGCGCCACCATGCACGCCAAGGGGGAGGGCGCCGACATGACCCTGCTGCAGAAGCTCCAGGGAGGGATCGGCTCCAACCAGCACTTCAGCAGCTGGAACAAGGGCTTCATCGTGCACCACTACGCTGGCAAG gtgtcgTACGACGTCAACGGCTTCTGCGAGCGGAACAGAGACGTCCTGTTCAACGACATCATTGAGCTGATGCAGAGCAGCGAGTT TGCGTTCATCAAGAACCTGTTCCCTGAGAACCTGGAGGCTGAGAAGAGAGGGCGTCCGAGCACCGTCAGCACCAAGATAAAG AAACAAGCCAACAACCTGGTGCAGACGCTGATGAAGTGCACGCCTCACTACATCCGCTGCATCAAGCCCAACGAGACCAAGCGCGCGCGGGACTGGGAGGAGAGCCGCGTGCGCCACCAGGTGGAGTACCTGGGCCTCCGGGAGAACATCAGGGTGCGCCGCGCCGGCTACGCCTACCGCCGCGCCTTCGCCAAGTTCctccagag gtatgCCATCCTGACCAAGGAGTCGTGGCCCGAGTGGCGGGGGGAGCAGCGCCAGggggtcctccacctcctcagctCGGTCCACAtggaccaggaccagtaccAGCTGGGCCAGACCAAGGTCTTCGTCAAGGCCCCCGAGtcg CTCTTCCTCCTGGAGGAGATGCGGGAGAGGAAGTTCAACGGCTACGCCCGCGTCATCCAGAAGGCGTGGCGCAAGCACATCGCCGTCCGCAAGAACGTCAAGATGAGGGAGGAAG CCTCGGACGTCCTCCTGAACAAGAAGGAGCGCCGGAGGAACAGCCTGAACCGTAACTTTGTGGGCGACTACATCGGCTTGGACAACCACCCCGAGGTGCGGCAGTTCGTGGGGCGCCGCGAGAGGATCGACTTCGCCGACGCGGTGGTGAAGTACGACCGCCGCTTCAGG ACGGTGAAGCGCGACCTCATCCTGACCCCCAAGTTCCTGTACCTGGTGGGCAAAGAGAAGGTGAAGCAGGGCCCGGAGAAGGGTCAGATCCAGGAGGTCCTGAAGAGGAAGATCGAGCTGGAGAAGATCCAGTCGCTGTCCCTCAG CACGATGCAGGACGACTTCTTCATCGTCCACGAGGAGCAGTACGACAGCGTGCTGGAGAGCAACTTCAAGACGGAGTTCATCAGCCTGCTGGTGAAACGATACGAGGAGAACGGCCAGAGGAAGCTCCCGCTCAAGTTCAACAACAT GCTGGAGTTCAAGGTGAAGAAGGGGGGCTGGGGTCCGTTTGGCGGGGCGGGCTCCAGGCAGGTCCACTTCCAGGTTGGGGGGGGCGACGAGATGGTCCTGAAGCCCAGCGGGAAGGTCCTGAGCGTCAGCATCGGGCCCGGGCTGCCCAAGAGCTCCA GGCCAACTCGACGGGACAACCGCAAGAGCCGTTACATCGGCAACCAGCCCCCCGCCGCCAGACAGCACCCAGCAG actccaGGTCGGCGCCCCAGtccgggcggggcggggggcggggccagagggCGGGGTCCCTGATGCGGCAGCAGTCCTCCATGGAGCAGCCCACCCTGCCGCGCCTGCAGGGGGGGCAGCGGAGCGCCCAGCGGGCCCCCCGCCAGCAGGACCCCCGCCAGCAGGACATGGGCTTCATGGGCGTCCCCGACCAGGGCGTGGCCGG gctgGAGCGTAGGCGGTCTAAGGAGGTGAAGCCCCTCCCGGGGTCGGGGCGACCAAAGCCCGCCCCCAAGCCGCGCCCTCGCACGCCCCACTGCAAGGCGCTGTACGCCTACGACGCCCAGGACACGGACGAGCTCAGCTTCAACGCCGACGACGTCATCGAGATCCTCACCGAAg acgTGTCCGGCTGGTGGTTTGGTCGTCTGAGGGGGAAAGAAGGGATGTTTCCTGGTAACTACGTGGAGAAGATTTAG